CACCCGAGGTGTGCGGTCAGTGTCGTGCTGCAGGTGGTGGCGGATGGAGGATCTGTATCCTGGGGGGATGGGGGattggggggaatgggggttttgggtaagaaagggggttttggggtggaaaaggaGGGATTTTGAGGTAAGAAGGGGTTTTGGAATGGAagagggtttgttttgggggggaaagggtTTGTTTTGAGGGGGAAagaggggttttggggtggaaaagggggttttggggtaaGAAAGGTTTTGGGTGGAAAAGGGGGGATTTTGGGTAAGAAaggtggtttggggtggaaaagggTTTGTTTAGGGTggaaaagggggttttggggtatGAAAGGGGGTTTTGCGGTAAGCGGGTTTTGGGATGGaaaggggtttgttttgggtggAAAAGGGAGGTATTGGGGTGGAAAGCGGGGTTTGGGAgtgaaagaagggagatttgGGGTAAGAAGGGGGGATTTGGGATGAAAATAAGGAGGTTTTGGGTGAGAAAATGAGGTTTTGGGGTGAGAAGTTGAagttttggggtggaaaagggttttgttttgtgtggaaAAGGGGGGCTTGGGGTAAGAAATGGGTGGTTGGGATAAGAAAAGGGGGATTTGAGGTGGAAAAAGGGGGATTTGGGATAAGAAAATGAGGTCTTAGGGGTGCAAAGGGGGGTTTAGGTTGAGAGGGGGTCTTTGGTGTGAAAAAGGGGGATTTGGGGTAAGAAAAGGGGGGGTTTGGGTGAGAaaaggggggtttggggttggaAAACTGATATTTGTGGTGGGAAAACTGGGGATTTTAGGCTAGAAAATagttttgagaggaaaaatggAGCTTGGGGAATAGAAAAGAgggttttggggtaaaaaaagGGCATTTGGGATAGGAAAAGGTGGTTTTCTTGGTTGTATTCTCCTCTTGGGGGGGGTTTGGCTCCTTAACCCCCCCCAAGCTGCTCTCGTGCTGCCTGAACGCTGCCTGCATGGGGCTGCTGGACGCAGGCCTGCCCTTGGCCTCCCTCTTCTGCGGGGTCACCTGCGCCCTGCACCCCGATGGATCCCTCATACTGGACCCCACCACCCGGCAGGAGCAGGTGGGTGCttatggggggggtccccctttaatcccattggatcccccCCCTTATATCCCCCCCCATTGCAGGAGGCTCGTGCTGTCCTCACCTTCGCCATTGACAGCGCTGAGAAGAAGGTGCTCATGGCTAGCACCAAAGGGGCCTGCTCCATggaggaggtgagggggggCCCTAAGCACACATAGAAgggggctatgggtgctatggggcccGAAGCACCCATAGAAgggggctatgggtgctatggggcctGAAGCACCCATAgaaggggggctatgggtgctatggggcccGAAGCACACATAGAAGAGagctatgggtgctatggggcccGAAGCACACATAGAAGGGgactatgggtgctatgggccCCGAAGCACCCATAGAAGGGgactatgggtgctatggggcctGAAGCACACATAGAAGGGGACTATGGGGCCCGAAGCACACATAGAAGGGGgttatgggtgctatggggcccGAAGCACACGTAGAAGGGGGctctgggtgctatggggcccGAAGCACACATAGGAGGGGgttatgggtgctatggggcccGAAGCACCTATAGAAGGGGgatatgggtgctatggggcccGAAGCACACGTAGAAGGGGGctctgggtgctatggggcccGAAGCACACATAGGAGGGGgttatgggtgctatggggcccGAAGCACCTATAGAAGGGGGATATGTGTGCTATGGGGCCTGAAGCACACATAGAAGGGGactatgggtgctgtggggcctGAAGCACACATAGGAgggggctatgggtgctatggacCCCGAAGCACACATAGAAGGGgactatgggtgctatggggcccGAAGCACCTATAGAAGGGGGTTTTGGGTGCTACGGGGACCTAAGCACACATAGAAGagggctatgggtgctatggggcctGAAGCACCCATAGAAgggggctatgggtgctatggggcccAAAGCACACATAGAAGGGGGCTATGGGTAGTATGGGGCCCAGAGCAAACATAGGAGGGGGTTATGGGTGTTATGGGGCCCGAAGCACCTATAGAAGGGGgttatgggtgctatggggcctGAAGCACACATAGAAGGGGgatatgggtgctatggggcctGAAGCACCTATAGAAGGGGGTTTTGGGTGCTATGGAGCCCGAAGCACACATAGGAGGGGgttatgggtgctatgggtgggGAGCACCCATCACAGCCCCCCCTTTCCTTGCCTCCCCCCCCCAGATGCAGCAGTGCATTGCTGCAGCCCAAAGCGCTGCCGACACCATCTTCCAGTTCTATCGCGATTCCATACGGAGGAGGTATTCCAAGTCGTGACATGGAAtcatcccaaccccccccatccTCGGGGGCAGCTGGACTGGCCCCATGGAgcctgtgtccccccccccagtaaAGGACCCCCCCTTGCCCCACACCGTGGGTCTGAGTGCGTCCATTGATGGGTAGGGGGGGTTTGCACGTCCTGGTGGGGCacccaagatggcggcgcccaTGTGCCGTACACAAAGATGGCGGTCAAGGGGCAGAGCAGGACTGCTTAGATATGGAGGCatccaagatggcggcgcccaAGGAGCCGGACAGTACTGCTTGGATACTGGTGTATCCAAGATGGCGTCGCCCATCTGCCGTACAAAAAGATGGCGGCGGTCAGGGGGACGGGTAGCACTACTTGGATACAGGTGCATCCAAGATGGCGACGCCCTTGATGCCATACGGCACTCGATATAGTTGTGACGTTCAAGATGGCGACACCCATGTGCCGTACACGAATATGGCGGCGACCAAGGAAGCGTAGAGCACTTCGTGGGGCAaccaagatggcggcgcccaCATTCCGTACACAAAGATGGCGGCGCTCAAGGTGGCGTCACCACTGCCTAGGTTTCCGTCCACCCATGATGGCGTCACCCTCCCCGGCCGGGACTTCCGGTGGTACCAGCCAATGGGGTGGCGGCGTT
The window above is part of the Melopsittacus undulatus isolate bMelUnd1 chromosome 24, bMelUnd1.mat.Z, whole genome shotgun sequence genome. Proteins encoded here:
- the EXOSC5 gene encoding exosome complex component RRP46, giving the protein MAADSGSCLRPFSCELGPLSRPDGSAAFLQGDTSVLAALYGPAEAKGNRELPERAALEVLLRPKTGLPGVGERSREQLLRRTCEAVVLGRLHPRCAVSVVLQVVADGGSLLSCCLNAACMGLLDAGLPLASLFCGVTCALHPDGSLILDPTTRQEQEARAVLTFAIDSAEKKVLMASTKGACSMEEMQQCIAAAQSAADTIFQFYRDSIRRRYSKS